ATGCTGCAGAGGAAGTTGTCGATAAGAGCGAGTATTCCTAAATAGGCATGGAAAAGAACACCCCCAATTTCGGAAATGGGGAGCAGCCGTTCAGCTGTTTGGGGACCCAGGCAAGGAGGCATGACCTATCCCCACCCATATTGCAACCCTTCAACATATTCTGAGCCTTCAAGGAGACAAGATATTTTCGAAGAGAGCACACGTAGGGCCTAGCTAGCACAGTGCACTATAGTATTAGGAGCACTTCTTTACCACGATTCTCCAACCAACCAATCAATCCAATCCCCATGTAGGCCACGAGACCCCGGCCCCTCCCTTAATCGGATCCCATCCATGACCCATCGGTTCGCAGAAATGAGCTAATCCGCCGTGCACGTACGCGCACCATCTTGCCACGACCAAACGCCGGCGCCTTCCCGGTGGCGCGTGCTTGCTACCTACTATAGCGTTGCATGCGCGCGGTGACGTGCATTGCCATAGCGCAGGTTTTCGCAAATCCACTCACAAGTAGTGCCAAGTGCCAACACATAGTACGTTGGAGTCAAAGAGAGATCGAGCCAAACTGAGTATATCCTGGCGCGATATGACGGATCCGGCTACTAGATTAGGGGCGTGGTTAGTTGGGGTTAGATCGGgaggcacgcacgcacgcacgccccCGCTTTGCCGGTGCCGGATCACGCTGTTGGTCCAAAAGGCGGCACTGTTTCGTGCCATCGCCTCAAATCTCACGCGATGGCGACGTACGCCCACAGGGGGAAGGGTCAGGAGCCCGACACTTGTCGCGCTCCGGCCTCCCGGAGACTTCTATATGAAGaggccccccccccccccccagcgCGCGCGCCCCAGCGGCTCACCACTAGTTTACTCTAGGTCGGTCATGTCCTGTCACGCATAATTAGCGAGCTAGGATTAACCGCGAGCGGAACTGCTCTGTGCTTTTGAGCGATTTGacgtgcagctagctagcctaaGCGCTCTCAGTATAGTGAGGCGGTGgcgcgccggcgcggaggggGCAGAGAGAAATGGACGGGCTGCACACGGAGCTCGCGCTGGGGCTGATCGGGGGCGACGGGCAGCAGCAGACGGCGCCGTTCGTGGCGAAGACGTACCAGATGGTGTGCGACCCGCGGACGGACGCGCTCGTCCGGTGGGGGAGGGAGAACAACAGCTTCGTCATCGTCGACCCCGCCGCCTTCTcgcagctcctcctcccctgctTCTTCAAGCACGgcaacttctccagcttcGTCCGCCAGCTCAACACCTATGTCAGTATGCTACAATACGTGTGCCATCGCTGGGTCCGATTCGATCGCCGGCGGCCCTGACCATTAACGGTGTTTTTTCTTATCTTCTTGTCATGTGATCGATGCAGGGGTTCCGGAAGGTTCACCCTGATCGGTGGGAGTTCGCGCACGAGTCGTTCCTGCGGGGCCAGACGCACCTGCTCTCGCGCATCGCGCGCCGCAAGAAGCGAGGCGatcagggcggcggcgcgtcctGCTCTTTCGGCGGCTtcaacggcgccggcgagcagcaTGCGGCGTCCAACATGGGAATGtttggggaggaggcggcggcggaagacGTGTTGGCCAACGAGGCCGCGCTGTTCGAGGAGGTGCAGAGGCTGCGGCACAAGCAGACGGCCATCGGGGAGGACCTGGCGCGGATGAGCCAACGGCTGCAGGCGACGGAGCGGCGTCCCGACCAGCTCATGTCCTTCCTGGCCAAGCTCGCTGACGACCCGAACGCCGTCACGGGCCACCTCCTCGAGCAGGTTGCGGAGAGGAAGCGCCGGCGCAAGCACCTCCCTCCCCACGAACCAACCGTCTCTCCCCtcccgcctgcgccgccgccaccacagCAGCCGCTCCTGGCACTTGCCGGCGCTGCTGCCATGGAGGGCACCTGGCAATGGACGACGGAGCATCAGATCAAGCCCATGACGATGCTCCCATCCTTGGAGCCGCCCACAGCTAGCTGCGGCGTACAGAAAGTGCCTGAgctcgggggcggcggcgtgatgGGCTTGACGGACGGTGAGGCCAAGGTGGAGCCGCCCTTCCCATTCTGCCTACTTGGTCAGGCTTTCTTCTAACTTGCCGAATCATGCCCATGCACGCGTAGTAATTCTTCCATTTCCACCATGCACTTCCTAATTCAGTCACTCCTACGTACACACacatgcaaaaacaaaaggttaaaaatgaTGTTAGTTCTAGTGCAATGCATGCAGTAATACCAGCATCGATCGGTATGTTTTGATCTGATTATTCTTACAGGGTACAGATTAGATTGCAGACGATGGTGTAATGCGACAACCTTAATTGCTGTACGTATGCACAACGCATCAAACGATAGTTGTACGTgttaattagtattttttttgggcgCTAGCTGCTAATTAGTTAGTCGTCCTACTATTATTAGTAAGTAGGAGTAGTGTTTTCATTAGGTGGACGCGTGGACATTTGTTCTTGTCCTCCAAGCTTGTAGGGATCATCAAAGTGGTTAAATCTATCTATAATCTTGTTGCACCTTCTGTATAATACTTGCCGGAAACGTGCACTTGGCCACCTGTGATTGCCCCATCTACCCTGACTCCAACTTTAGTCTATGGAGTAGTTTGTGACTTTGTGAGAAGTGGCTTTTGCTTTCGACGCTTTAATTTATCCGGGGCCCACTGCACATCCAATAGGAAGCTAGGGGTGGTGACGATCACCGTGACCGATGTGTTGTTTAATGGTCCAGGTGTCCGCTTCCATTAGCATTCTCGGTAGTGAtgatgttaattaaagttttggATTTGGACGTCGATGTGGAAGCTAGCTACGGCCTACGGGATCGAtcggaagaagaagaaccgATCAAGAGGCTCTTAGAGCTCACGAGagggcgcgcggcgcgcgtgCCCAACTATTTTTGCCGATTTTTGACGTGATTTTCCTGtgatctctcctctccctccccccgTCGCTCTCGGTGGCGCCGCGCCTTCGATCGAGTCGAGTCCACTTCTTAGTTACGCAATCCCGCGGAGATGCGGGGATAGGAGCTTGCAGGTACTTGACTACTGTACTTTAGTTTGAGCTGGGACCCTCGTCGATCGTGGCTTAATTGTGGCTAAGCATCGCGAAATCTTTGTTTAATTACCCCCACTAGGCTGGTCCTGCCCCCCAGCTAGCTGTTAAGTTCGGTGGCGCGCAAGGTGTGACACTCTGATTGATATGATAAATTGTAGTAATCTAGCTAGTAGTTGCTTTGCAGGATTCCAACCTGCCGGCAGCCGCAGTAGTCGcgtagatcgatcgatcgaaacGACGGGAGGGAAAGTATTTACAAAGATTTGGCTGTCCGCCagcttgatcgatcgatcgatcgagttgtACGCGTGCTATCTAGCTACTGGCTGAGCTAGCAGTGagagatgatatatatatatatatatatatatatgtgtgtgtgtgtgtgtgtgtgtgtatgggCGTACGGTTAATGACTAGATAAAGCTATAAGCTGGTACGGTACCATAGAACGTAGCGCGATGGCCATGGCCACTAGCCGGTTCTCTATCCACCACGCCCACGTGACATGATATGGTCCATGTTCCCCACGGTCggaatatatatgtagccTGCCAATCTAGCAGCAGATGGCTCGTAGGGATCATATATCCGTTCTATCATTCATCcttaaaatagaggataaagagTAAAAATTGAGTTTTAGTACAACTTTTATCcaatcctctatttttctatGTCATTTATATTAGGaggagaaactctatatttaaatgttttctCTCTATCTTTAAAGAGATATGGATAATAATAGTATCATATATGGATTATCtgttaaagtaaaaaaaatatgaatgactaaactattttagatgatcatctaaataaagatatagataaacaaatttagataaactgCTGGGGATGGTCTAGTAATATTATGGTCTCTATATAGTCAGGTATACCGAGACACTGACGCTCTGTATATATTTCGTATTCCAAGGAATTGAAGTGTATAAATACTACGGTGTGTAATTGCCATGATGAAACGAGatatataatgattttttatcattgagTGTGTATATATGGGAATGGGAGTGATCGATGTCATGTCACTGTACGACGACGCAAGTGGCTGTAGTACTACGTATAAGATCGGATGAATAATGACCGAATTGAATTTGGATGGATGAGCACATCCCTTTAATTGTTTTGACTCCCTCGTTTGAGACTATTTTGATAGCTAGCTACTTCccccgtttcacaatataagattttctagctttatatagatttataagaatacaaatgaatctagacatatatataaattatatatatttatcaattgataaatttagacaaaactaaaaagtcttacaatatgaaacgatGGTAGTATTAGCTAGTCGATCGAAGAAGTAAACGTGGGCCCGGCTATATTCAGCAGGCGGCCCCCAGTTAGCAGGTCACCGTCAGGCACGCACCAGATGACTTTGTGTGTTTACTGTGAATCGCCACGAAATTGTGTATAGTATATGCATGTCTCGGTGTACTGTGTTACGTTGGCGACCGTAGGAGCCCACCTCGATCACGCCATCCTGAAAGGGGTGAGAGGGGCCGTGTATGCATATGCAGATACTGCTACGGTTACTGTGAACCGCATCGTCCAACCTGCGCGACGACAGGTAAGGTGATTCGAGCAGCTGCTACACTGTCAAGCCGCGTGACAGTAAAGTTAAAAACCATATCACAAGTACTATCAATCGCGACGTCTAACTAATGTTTTGACCAGCTAATAACTCGCATGCAAATGCATTAATATTCACGGCGCGCGCACGAGGGATTGATTGAAGTTAATGAATGGATTAGTAGTATTTCCTTCGTATTGTTTCGCCTggttgatcatccgtcttatttaaaaatataaataattattattttgttttgatttaaCTTATTATTCAATAAacttttaagtatgacttataattttatatgtttaataaaacttttaaataaaataaacgattaaatatatattcaataaCATATTCTCGAGGAAGCAGTGTGTaccattaataaaaaaaccaaaaaatataattatattatacatGTAATATGGTTAAGTATTTGTAATAAAacgtttaaaataaattaaatttgaagtagagAGATGTGCTTAGTTAATGCACGCCAAATGGTATGCCACTAGGAGTATGCACAGAGTATATCCAGGGCAAGGGCGACATGTACTGATCTACCTCCAGCTCGAGCATGTGAGAGGAAAGCCAAAGGCAGCGCGTGCACAGGCGCGACGTGCCACTGTAGGATTGCCTGGGGGCTCATGCACGCAGGCGGATCTCTGGCTAGCCAACTTGAGAGAGGGAACTGCTGCGCATTCAATTGCATGTTAGCCGGTGCGGGGCCCACCATGTCACGTAACATAAATTATGTTATCTATACCACCATAGCTGCTACCGATagtccaaagaaaaaaagctgagaaatcatatatagaaattattttttaaaatagtggTGTTTTTGAGTAattgttttctccttttctcttctaaCTCTATATTGTTCCACCAAGACACATGTCTAGTAGAAACTAGAGGTTTCTTCCCAGTGATGAATTCATGGTTTCTTGGTGTATTGGGTGAAAAAAGACTTAGTTTCTTTATGAGAAAAtcatttctaagtttttccatctctttctttattaattacGTTGTCatgttatcattttttattatatgacaaactatttaataaaaatagaaacaatCATTAATATACCATTGGAACTGTCTAAGGTTGCTATAGCCTAAAGGACAGCATGCATGCTCTCCAATGTAATCGATCTCGCCGTTTGGTATATATGTGCCTGAATATATGTGGTGACAAGTTACAAACGTACGTGTGGTATATGCCTGATTTGGGGCGTGCCAAACGATAGCGGGATGGGAACATTATGTAATACTAGCTGAATGTCTGCGCGTTGCAATGGgattttaataaaagaatttATCATGTGCCTATGGCCCTATGAATTTATGGTTTAAGACTTACGCAAAAGGTAACTTAAGATTTTTGACAAGGTAAATTTGTATATGTGATTTTTGACAAAGActtaaaatagaattttttagtGTCAGCCCATGCCTCCTTCACACGCGTGACCTCATTCGCGCACCCAGGCCACAAGCTGGGCATGAGCCGCATATTCAtcgccccgcgcgcgctctTAGCTGTCCGATCGGCCGGGTGGTGACTCGACAGCTGGCCGTCGAGTTCGGGGCGACAAAACCCGAATCACAGTCGCCGTGAGTGCCAAAACCCTAACCATAGCTCGCTttgctccctcccctctctctggCGAGCGACGCCGGTGCTGTACTCCAGCTGGCCCGCACCCGTCCCCTTTCCACTTTCCCTTCCTCTCGTCGGTGCTCGGATGGCATGACAAGGCGCGGCGGTGCCATCGCACGACACTTCGCCAACGCACGCGTTTGCCTGAGGGTGAGCGTGCCGCCGTCAAACGGCCTAAAGTACCCATGCGTTGCAGCGGGATACCTATATTTCATACAAGTACTATTTCATACCAATATTATTGttgatttcatttattattccTAAGTATATGTACATGGCATCTGCATGCATTTGTAATCAAAGAGCTTGATTTAATTATGAGGAAATATGGAATATATCCGTGCTGCAAATGTTGGGATTCACATGCATATGTGAAGTGAGGTCGAAGGCTGCTGATCATAATGCCATTAGCATGGCAAATTTTTATCGATCATTACTCAATTATATTTGTAGATGTGGCAAACGAAGTTCGTCTTTGCCGTATCAAAATGCTGAATAACCTCCTCTTGCAGTTCAGTTCgctctttattattattgttgtttacTTGGTCTTCCTCTGACAT
This is a stretch of genomic DNA from Oryza brachyantha chromosome 1, ObraRS2, whole genome shotgun sequence. It encodes these proteins:
- the LOC102716356 gene encoding heat stress transcription factor C-1a-like; translation: MDGLHTELALGLIGGDGQQQTAPFVAKTYQMVCDPRTDALVRWGRENNSFVIVDPAAFSQLLLPCFFKHGNFSSFVRQLNTYGFRKVHPDRWEFAHESFLRGQTHLLSRIARRKKRGDQGGGASCSFGGFNGAGEQHAASNMGMFGEEAAAEDVLANEAALFEEVQRLRHKQTAIGEDLARMSQRLQATERRPDQLMSFLAKLADDPNAVTGHLLEQVAERKRRRKHLPPHEPTVSPLPPAPPPPQQPLLALAGAAAMEGTWQWTTEHQIKPMTMLPSLEPPTASCGVQKVPELGGGGVMGLTDGEAKVEPPFPFCLLGQAFF